The following coding sequences are from one Pocillopora verrucosa isolate sample1 chromosome 5, ASM3666991v2, whole genome shotgun sequence window:
- the LOC131782198 gene encoding uncharacterized protein, with product MAAFLNNKNSSAPRATADMARVRNKFLPSIFEEKNDDKIQDFRKALKINEDDVDEVDQFAMVHSALHEAETVEENKGSVMRDSHKIPRRIGTARIKPLTRSFSDSRMDPWRPRRQTSAFVGASRINSGIPTGQRSFGQRKITSPGVNRARQVDVAEVIDLTNPEDANEIARRFFQDELKMDLLDPRFDKPEDFIANLRWKAERKFSYGELWQRRISGGAHNITLTNNSPTIWPSPKCDEKLPTIGKSHTYTQVHSPFLQISYSKPKAGGDFFSDKKRLTSSFKEHADNCYRRKRGGILNPIRRADKKSKTIIRDHLQSRKEKNP from the coding sequence ATGGCAGCATTTCTCAATAACAAGAACAGTTCTGCCCCTCGTGCAACCGCCGACATGGCGCGGGTGAGAAACAAGTTTCTCCCCTCCATCTTCGAAGAgaaaaatgatgacaaaataCAGGACTTTCGCAAAGCTTTGAAGATAAACGAAGATGACGTAGATGAAGTGGATCAATTCGCAATGGTTCATTCAGCGCTGCACGAAGCGGAAACTGTTGAAGAAAACAAAGGATCAGTGATGAGAGATTCGCATAAAATACCTCGCAGAATAGGCACTGCCAGAATAAAACCTCTCACGAGAAGTTTCTCAGATTCACGAATGGATCCATGGCGGCCAAGGAGACAAACCTCGGCGTTTGTCGGAGCCAGCCGCATCAACTCGGGTATTCCTACGGGTCAACGATCATTTGGGCAACGTAAAATAACATCACCCGGAGTGAACCGAGCACGGCAAGTTGATGTAGCAGAAGTAATTGACTTGACAAATCCTGAAGATGCAAATGAAATTGCACGCAGATTCTTTCAAGACGAGTTAAAAATGGATCTATTAGACCCACGTTTTGATAAACCTGAAGACTTTATTGCTAATTTACGGTGGAAAGCAGAAAGAAAGTTTAGCTACGGGGAGTTATGGCAACGAAGAATATCGGGCGGAGCACATAACATCACTTTAACAAACAATTCACCGACAATTTGGCCGAGCCCTAAATGTGACGAAAAACTACCAACAATAGGCAAgtcacacacatacacacaagTTCATTCCCCTTTTCTGCAGATATCTTATTCAAAGCCAAAGGCTGGTGGTGATTTTTTTAGTGACAAGAAAAGACTGACTTCTTCCTTCAAAGAGCATGCTGATAACTGTTATAGACGAAAACGAGGTGGAATTTTAAATCCGATTAGGCGAGCCGACAAAAAATCCAAAACCATTATCAGAGATCACTTGCAATCCCGGAAGGAGAAGAATCCCTGA
- the LOC131782213 gene encoding coiled-coil domain-containing protein 6 has protein sequence MASSLSSSMEVTGFSDSDMSADESTSSVAHREKNLMSLLKQENRVLKMELETCKLRCKQLQEENRALRQASVSIQAKAEQEEEFISNTLLKKIQSLKKEKETLAMNYEQEEEFLTNDLSRKLMQLRQEKIQLEQTLEQEQEYQVNKLMRKIDKLESDVTSKQTTLEQLRKEKVDLENTLEQEQELLVNRLWKRMDRLEAEKRMLQEKLEEPISEPPSPRQFADGEDAVEDLASHITSLREEIRRLKQQLAKSEADYCEKMAAYAKEERHIKEENIRLQRKLLREMERREALSRQLSESESSLEMDDERHFNEMTSHGTQSMRDRTSSSPLPLTTNRPISPGYGFTPPSPRMPRYPSNERLSGSHSSANSSPPTHTVQRAHRTQSSPGTTVHGPRPSSGS, from the exons ATGGCGAGCTCGTTGAGCTCCTCTATGGAAGTCACTGGGTTTAGTGACAGTGACATGAGCGCAGACGAAAGCACTTCGTCTGTTGCTCatagagaaaaaaatctcaTGTCCCTTTTGAAGCAGGAGAACAGAGTATTGAAAATGGAACTGGAAACATGTAAATTGCGCTGTAAACAACTTCAGGAGGAAAACAGGGCTCTTCGCCAGGCGAGCGTCTCAATT CAAGCAAAAGCAGAACAAGAGGAAGAATTTATCTCAAACACTCTACTAAAAAAGATTCAGTCACtaaagaaggagaaggaaaccTTGGCAATGAATTACGAGCAAGAGGAGGAATTTCTCACAAATGATTTGTCAAGAAAACTTATGCAG TTGCGCCAAGAAAAGATTCAGTTGGAACAAACATTAGAACAAGAACAAGAGTATCAAGTCAACAAGTTGATGAGGAAGATTGACAAGCTTGAGTCAGATGTTACTTCAAAACAGACCACTTTGGAACAG ttgagaaaagaaaaggttgatCTTGAGAACACATTGGAACAAGAACAAGAATTACTAGTTAATAGACTCTGGAAAAGGATGGACAGATTGGAGGcagaaaaaag GATGCTTCAAGAGAAGCTAGAAGAACCCATTTCTGAGCCACCCTCCCCCCGACAGTTTGCAGATGGAGAGGACGCTGTGGAGGACTTAGCTTCTCACATAACGTCACTGAGGGAGGAAATAAGGAGATTAAAACAACAGCTAGCTAAGTCTGAAGCTGATT ATTGTGAGAAGATGGCAGCCTATGCAAAGGAAGAACGCCacattaaagaagaaaatatcagaTTACAGAGAAAACTGTTGCGAGAGATGGAAAGACGAGAAGCTCTGAGTAGACAGCTGTCAGAGAGTGAGTCAAGTTTGGAGATGGATGATGAAAG ACACTTCAATGAGATGACTTCGCATGGGACTCAGTCGATGAGAGACCGGACGTCATCCAGTCCTCTTCCCTTAACTACCAACAGACCCATATCTCCAG GTTACGGCTTCACTCCACCTTCACCGCGCATGCCCAGATATCCTTCTAATGAGAGGCTGAGTGGGTCCCATTCTTCCGCGAATTCTTCACCGCCTACTCACACAGTGCAG AGAGCGCACCGGACTCAGTCTTCCCCTGGCACGACGGTGCATGGACCCAGGCCCTCATCAGGATCATGA